A portion of the Aricia agestis chromosome 1, ilAriAges1.1, whole genome shotgun sequence genome contains these proteins:
- the LOC121727049 gene encoding neuroligin-1-like — protein sequence MRADRAALYAWLVCCAVAISTHKYSTRVIRTKYGPLRGIVVHSHPQVEAYLGVPYATPPLGSLRYMPPVTPSQWRTTRLADAVGPVCPQVPPSATPREEALLLHPRARIKQLERLLPMLANQSEDCLYVNLYVPVNGAEGENEGSGLPCLVFVHGDSYEWSSGNAYEGTTLAAHGNIIVVTINFRLGVLGFLKTGAKGSAQGNFGLMDLVAGLHWLRENLPAFGGNPEKVTLMGHGTGAALANFLAVSPVARELLRRVILLSGSGLSSWALQREPLTIKRKVAEQTGCHGDLLEDDLAPCLRNKPLAELLAIRLDPPRFLPGFAPFVDGTVIVNPSSGPPPTDSSRLGAGAAAVANAAGHELADFSHRELMFGLTTTESYLEFNAQDLEFGFNESRRDRILRTFVRNAYYFHLNEIYSTLKNEYTDWDKPVQNPLSVRDATLEVLSDGRTAAPLIRLGYLHALRGGTTFFTHFHHLSPDKDYPQRPGSVHGEELPYYLGVPLSLSHHLRNFTQQEQKVSKLCMHYISNFVKYGNPNDPSATPPPSPLLGETPRLGPDQTPYWDTYDTINQLYMEISGKSEMRSHYRGHKMSLWLSLIPQLHRPGPELPDAAMRHHHFQDDSANYYEGAVRTQSLSRASIPHVVHVDGGSSRGEPRSTPTARTALPKPSAAPPAQSTECPPNATSAPPQTDDALLRRLASSHYQSYTAALTVTIAVGCFLLLLNVLIFAGIYHQRGSRPRRCKDDLAEAGSSSSSDNYDGKLDYEVHTFNGKGFGFDCKSAHVPRSIGSKFDLRTLSDCGEPTFGEYSCYDEKHRAARSSLPDVSVGSAIEAGSVVCIDTQKPDIQKIEARIQDVVSRTSTFEPRVADSSTQVKFGPVPEGAEAAESHDESEPGAAGGSGILRVPPAPTAPAPPGIMKKRVQIQEISV from the exons ATGCGCGCGGATCGCGCCGCGCTGTACGCGTGGCTCGTGTGCTGCGCCGTCGCCATATCTACGCACAAGTACAGTACGCGCGTCATACGCACCAAATACGGCCCGCTGCGAGGGATCGTGGTTCACTCGCATCCGCAAGTCGAAGCCTACCTCGGAGTCCCGTACGCGACCCCTCCACTAGGAAGCCTAAG atatATGCCACCGGTAACACCGTCTCAGTGGCGGACTACGCGCTTAGCAGACGCCGTCGGGCCCGTCTGCCCCCAAGTACCGCCCAGCGCGACGCCCCGGGAGGAAGCCCTACTGTTGCACCCGCGCGCAAGGATCAAACAGCTCGAGAGACTACTACCAATGTTGGCCAACCAGAGCGAGGACTGCCTCTACGTCAACCTCTACGTGCCAGTCAATG GTGCGGAGGGCGAAAACGAGGGCAGCGGGCTGCCGTGCCTGGTGTTCGTGCACGGGGACTCGTACGAGTGGAGCTCGGGCAACGCGTACGAGGGCACAACGCTGGCCGCCCACGGCAACATCATCGTCGTTACCATCAACTTCAGGCTTGGAGTGCTTG GTTTTCTGAAGACTGGTGCCAAAGGTTCGGCGCAGGGAAACTTCGGTCTGATGGACCTGGTGGCCGGTCTGCACTGGCTGCGGGAAAACCTGCCTGCTTTCGGTGGTAACCCAGAGAAGGTTACGCTAATGGGCCACGGGACGGGCGCGGCGCTGGCCAACTTCCTAGCCGTTTCACCAGTCGCCAGAG AACTACTGAGGCGCGTCATCTTGTTAAGCGGGTCGGGGCTGAGCTCGTGGGCGTTGCAGAGGGAGCCGCTCACGATAAAAAGAAAG GTCGCGGAGCAGACTGGCTGCCACGGCGACCTGCTGGAGGACGACCTGGCACCGTGCCTGCGGAACAAGCCGCTGGCCGAGCTGCTGGCGATACGGCTGGACCCGCCACGATTCTTGCCAGGATTTGCGCCGTTCGTCGATGGCACAGTTATCGTCAATCCGTCTTCT GGTCCACCTCCGACAGACAGCTCGCGGCTGGGCGCCGGCGCCGCGGCCGTGGCCAACGCAGCAGGACACGAATTAGCAGATTTTTCACACCGAGAACTCATGTTCGGTCTCACCACTACCG AGTCTTACTTGGAATTCAACGCTCAAGACTTGGAGTTCGGTTTCAACGAGAGCCGGAGAGATCGAATACTGCGCACTTTCGTCCGCAACGCCTACTACTTCCACCTCAACGAGATCTACTCCACCCTGAAGAACGAGTACACCGACTGGGACAAGCCCGTCCAGAACCCGCTCAGCGTTCGCGACGCCACGCTCGAG GTGCTGAGCGACGGTCGTACGGCAGCGCCGCTCATCCGCCTGGGATACCTGCACGCGCTGCGCGGGGGGACCACATTCTTCACGCATTTCCACCACCTCTCGCCCGACAAGGATTATCCCCAG aGGCCGGGTTCCGTTCACGGGGAGGAGCTCCCGTACTACCTCGGAGTGCCCTTATCGCTGTCGCACCATCTGCGCAACTTCACACAGCAGGAGCAAAAAGTTTCGAAGCTTTGCATGCATTATATTTCGAATTTCGTTAAATACGG AAATCCGAACGATCCCTCGGCCACCCCGCCCCCCAGCCCCCTGCTGGGCGAGACCCCCCGCCTGGGCCCGGACCAAACTCCCTACTGGGACACGTACGACACCATCAACCAACTCTACATGGAAATAA GTGGCAAGTCCGAGATGCGGAGCCACTACCGCGGCCACAAGATGTCGCTGTGGCTGTCGCTCATCCCGCAGCTGCACCGGCCCGGCCCCGAGCTGCCCGACGCCGCGATGAGGCACCACCACTTCCAAGACGACAGCGCTAACTACTACGAAG GTGCAGTGAGAACACAATCCCTGTCCCGCGCCAGCATCCCCCACGTGGTACACGTGGACGGCGGGTCGTCGCGCGGCGAGCCCCGCAGCACGCCGACGGCCCGGACGGCCCTGCCCAAGCCGTCGGCGGCTCCCCCGGCGCAGTCCACCGAGTGCCCCCCTAACGCGACGTCCGCGCCCCCGCAGACCGACGACGCCCTTCTTCGGAGATTGGCCTCGTCCCACTACCAGTCCTACACCGCAGCCCTCACGGTCACGATAGCCGTCGGATGCTTCCTTCTCCTCCTCAACGTCCTCATCTTCGCCGGCATCTACCACCAGAGGGGCTCCCGGCCTCGTCGCTGCAAGGACGACCTGGCGGAGGCCGGGAGCTCGTCTTCGTCCGACAACTATGACGGCAAACTGGATTACGAGGTTCACACGTTCAACGGCAAGGGATTCGGGTTCGACTGCAAGTCCGCTCACGTGCCGCGGAGCATCGGCTCCAAGTTCGACCTGAGGACTCTGTCGGACTGCGGGGAGCCGACGTTCGGCGAGTACAGCTGCTACGACGAGAAACACCGCGCGGCGCGGAGCTCGCTGCCGGACGTCAGCGTCGGGAGCGCGATCGAGGCGGGGAGCGTCGTATGCATCGACACGCAGAAGCCCGACATACAAAAAATCGAGGCTCGAATACAGGACGTCGTGAGCAGGACGAGCACGTTCGAGCCGCGGGTCGCCGACAGCTCGACGCAGGTGAAGTTCGGTCCGGTGCCCGAGGGGGCCGAGGCGGCCGAGTCACACGACGAGTCGGAGCCGGGCGCGGCGGGCGGGTCGGGCATCCTGCGGGTCCCGCCCGCCCccaccgcgcccgcgccgcccggcaTCATGAAGAAGCGCGTGCAGATACAGGAGATATCGGTATGA